From Deltaproteobacteria bacterium, the proteins below share one genomic window:
- a CDS encoding MFS transporter, whose translation MDGAGSASTRRVLLASLVGTAVEFYDFYIYGTAASLVFGALFFPAASPSAQLLSAYATFTVAFVARPVGAVAFGHFGDRIGRKSTLVASLLLMGLSTFAIAFLPSYEQAGWIAPALLCLLRFGQGFGLGGEWGGAALLAVENAPPGWRARYGMFPQLGAPVGFIAANGLFLLLGLALTPEQFVAWGWRLPFVASIALIALGLWVRLRLGETAAFRAALAAAPPPRVPLAEVVRGHFLAVLGGTGAVVCCFALFYLTTVFALGYGTRTLGYGREAFLALQLGAILFMAAGTIVAGYWSDAASPRRVLMSGCVLAVGAGAALAPLMGAGSLALVFVFLAGALFVMGLVYGPLGAFLPGLFPARVRYTGVSIAFNVGGIIGGGLAPMIAQALADAGGLWLVGLYLAGAGALSFVALAALARPAVE comes from the coding sequence GACGGGGCGGGATCGGCATCGACGCGGCGGGTGCTCCTGGCGAGCCTGGTCGGCACCGCGGTCGAGTTCTACGACTTCTACATCTACGGGACCGCCGCGAGCCTCGTCTTCGGCGCGCTCTTCTTCCCCGCGGCGAGTCCGTCGGCACAGCTGCTCTCGGCGTACGCGACCTTCACCGTCGCGTTCGTCGCGCGTCCGGTCGGGGCGGTCGCGTTCGGGCACTTCGGCGACCGCATCGGCCGGAAATCGACGCTCGTCGCGTCGCTGCTCCTGATGGGGCTCTCCACCTTCGCGATCGCGTTTCTGCCGTCGTACGAGCAGGCGGGGTGGATCGCGCCGGCGCTCCTCTGCCTGCTGCGCTTCGGGCAGGGATTCGGGCTCGGTGGCGAGTGGGGCGGCGCGGCGCTGCTCGCGGTCGAGAACGCGCCGCCCGGCTGGCGGGCGCGCTACGGCATGTTCCCCCAGCTCGGCGCGCCCGTCGGCTTCATCGCCGCGAACGGACTCTTCCTCCTGCTCGGGCTCGCGCTCACGCCGGAGCAGTTCGTCGCCTGGGGCTGGCGGCTGCCGTTCGTCGCGAGCATCGCGCTGATCGCGCTCGGGCTCTGGGTGCGGCTCCGGCTCGGGGAGACGGCGGCGTTCCGCGCCGCGCTCGCCGCTGCGCCGCCGCCGCGCGTGCCGCTCGCCGAGGTCGTGCGCGGACACTTTCTCGCCGTGCTCGGCGGCACGGGCGCCGTCGTCTGCTGCTTCGCGCTCTTCTATCTGACGACGGTCTTCGCGCTCGGCTACGGCACGCGGACCCTCGGCTACGGGCGCGAGGCCTTCCTCGCCCTCCAGCTCGGCGCGATCCTCTTCATGGCCGCGGGCACGATCGTCGCCGGCTACTGGTCCGATGCCGCGAGCCCGCGCCGCGTGCTCATGAGCGGCTGCGTGCTCGCGGTCGGCGCGGGCGCGGCGCTCGCCCCGCTCATGGGCGCGGGGTCGTTGGCGCTGGTCTTCGTGTTCCTGGCCGGCGCGCTCTTCGTCATGGGGCTGGTGTACGGACCGCTCGGCGCCTTCCTGCCGGGCCTTTTCCCGGCGCGCGTTCGCTACACGGGCGTGTCGATCGCCTTCAACGTCGGCGGCATCATCGGCGGCGGCCTGGCGCCGATGATCGCGCAGGCGCTCGCCGACGCGGGCGGCCTCTGGCTCGTCGGCCTCTACCTCGCCGGCGCCGGCGCGCTGAGCTTCGTGGCGCTCGCCGCGCTCGCGCGGCCGGCGGTGGAGTAG
- the rnhA gene encoding ribonuclease HI yields MTSVEIFTDGACQGNPGPGGWAAVLVSGPHRREITGYAPATTNNRMELQAALEGLRTLKQPCEVDLFTDSQYLKNGMQSWLAKWKRNGWRTADKQPVKNADLWEALDAEACKHTMRWHWVRGHDGHVENERCDFLANEAIRRCGPVPT; encoded by the coding sequence ATGACCTCCGTCGAGATCTTCACCGACGGCGCGTGCCAGGGGAATCCCGGGCCGGGCGGCTGGGCCGCGGTCCTCGTCTCGGGCCCCCACCGGCGCGAGATCACCGGCTACGCGCCCGCCACCACCAACAACCGCATGGAGCTGCAGGCAGCGCTCGAGGGCCTGCGCACCCTGAAGCAGCCGTGCGAGGTCGATCTCTTCACCGACTCGCAGTACCTGAAGAACGGCATGCAGAGCTGGCTCGCCAAGTGGAAGCGCAACGGCTGGCGCACGGCCGACAAGCAGCCGGTCAAGAACGCCGACCTCTGGGAAGCCCTCGACGCCGAGGCGTGCAAGCACACGATGCGCTGGCACTGGGTGCGCGGCCACGACGGGCACGTCGAGAACGAGCGCTGCGATTTCCTCGCCAACGAGGCCATCCGGCGGTGCGGACCGGTGCCGACGTGA